The Scophthalmus maximus strain ysfricsl-2021 chromosome 7, ASM2237912v1, whole genome shotgun sequence genome includes a window with the following:
- the slc28a1 gene encoding sodium/nucleoside cotransporter 1 isoform X1, translating to MTEVKGVQLKNVTHANGNGMDNQGFEIEEDNITEGNSFTATKKTKKVLGSYLSQFSKPINATEDYIKSHSATFKYTALGILGAGYVAYFIAACVLNFQRAIALVVLTVLAVVIVSYELLKEYKGERISQLFKPAARCFKSNLKWIKWIFILAVVALLVVWLVIDTSKRPEQLISFGGVCIFILLVFIFSAHRTAVSWRTVFWGLGMQFCIGLFIIRTEPGLIAFQWLGEQVKIFLGYTKAGSSFVFGDLIADIFAFQALPIVVFFSSAMSILYFLGVMQWLMLKISWVMQITMGTSPTETLSVAGNIFVGQTEAPLLIRPYLKDMTKSEIHAVMTGGFATIAGSVMGTFILFGIDATSLLSASVMAAPCALAISKLSYPETEESPFKEEKNIKVACGDEQNILEAASSGASASIGLVANIAANLIAFLAILAFINEALGWLGGMVGYPSITFQLICSYVFMPVAFIMGVPYEDSFIVAELIGTKLFITEFVAYEKLSELKNNRLNGLAEVIGGERQWISVRSEIITTYALCGFANFSSLGIVIGGLSSICPSRKGDISSLVFRAMITGTCVSLVNACIAGILFVPPLDCVGLFQASAFNVTNGNIQTCCQDLFTSTVNNGTISFEGSWSAVANVTMFFSKCCQCCGVSNGALCQ from the exons ATGA cTGAAGTCAAAGGCGTACAGCTGAAAAATGTAACCCATGCCAATGGAAATGGAATGGACAACCAGGGTTTTGAAATTGAG GAGGATAACATTACCGAAGGTAACAGCTTCACAGCGACTAAAAAGACTAAAAAGGTTTTGGGATCATACCTAAG CCAATTTTCAAAGCCGATCAACGCCACAGAGGATTACATCAAGTCTCACTCAGCAACCTTTAAATACACTGCGCTGGGAATACTTGGAGCAG GTTATGTGGCGTACTTCATCGCAGCCTGTGTACTAAATTTCCAGAGGGCCATTGCTCTTGTCGTCCTGACCGTTTTGGCTGTAGTTATTGTATCATATGAACTTTTGAAGGAGTACAAGGGGGAAAGGATCAGTCAACTTTTCAAACCTGCAGCCAGATGCTTCAAATCAAACCTGAAATGGATAAAATG GATTTTCATTTTAGCAGTTGTGGCCCTGCTAGTGGTGTGGCTCGTCATAGACACAAGCAAGCGCCCTGAGCAGCTGATATCATTTGGAGGCGTGTGCATATTCATCTTGCTTGTGTTCATCTTTTCAGCGCACAGGACAGCG GTGTCATGGAGGACTGTGTTTTGGGGTCTCGGGATGCAGTTCTGCATTGGCCTTTTCATTATAAGAACAGAACCTGGACTCATTGCTTTCCAATGGCTTGGAGAGCAAGTGAAG ATATTCCTCGGATATACCAAAGCAGGGTCATCGTTTGTCTTTGGGGATCTGATCGCAGACATTTTTGCCTTTCAA GCTTTGCCCATTGTTGTGTTCTTCAGCAGTGCAATGTCGATCCTCTACTTTCTGGGGGTAATGCAGTGGCTCATGTTAAAG ATCTCATGGGTCATGCAGATAACGATGGGAACCTCTCCCACAGAGACCTTGAGTGTTGCGGGCAATATATTTGTTGGGCAG ACTGAAGCACCGCTGCTGATCCGCCCCTATTTGAAGGACATGACCAAATCTGAGATCCATGCTGTCATGACTGGCGGATTTGCCACAATTGCAGGCAGTGTCATGGGGACATTCATCTTATTTGGG ATTGATGCGACTTCCTTGTTATCAGCCTCTGTGATGGCTGCTCCTTGTGCCTTGGCCATCTCCAAACTGTCTTAtccagagacagaggagagtcCCTTCAAGGAAGAGAAGAACATCAAGGTGGCTTGTGG AGATGAGCAGAACATCTTGGAGGCTGCTAGCAGTGGAGCATCTGCTTCAATAGGTCTTGTTGCTAACATTGCAGCAAACTTGATAGCCTTTCTCGCCATCCTTGCATTCATTAATGAAGCTTTGGGTTGGCTTGGCGGAATGGTGGGATATCCTTCAATCACCTTTCAG TTAATTTGCTCTTATGTGTTCATGCCTGTGGCCTTCATAATGGGGGTACCGTATGAAGACAGTTTCATCGTGGCCGAACTAATTGGCACAAAGCTCTTCATCACCGAGTTCGTGGCTTATGAGAAACTGTCtgaactgaaaaacaacagactcAACGGACTTGCTGAAGTCATTGGAGGTGAAAGACAGTGGATATCT GTGCGATCAGAAATAATTACCACTTATGCTCTTTGTGGGTTTGCCAACTTTAGCTCACTGGGTATTGTGATCGGTGGCCTTT CCTCGATATGCCCGTCAAGAAAAGGGGATATCTCGTCTCTAGTGTTCCGAGCTATGATCACCGGGACTTGTGTATCTCTCGTCAATGCTTGCATTGCAG GGATCCTCTTTGTTCCTCCCCTGGACTGTGTGGGGCTGTTCCAAGCGTCTGCTTTCAATGTCACAAATGGAAACATTCAAACTTGTTGTCAAGACCTCTTCACAAG CACTGTAAACAATGGGACCATCTCATTTGAAGGCTCTTGGAGCGCAGTAGCAAATGTCACCATGTTTTTCTCGAAATGTTGTCAGTGTTGCGGTGTTTCTAATGGGGCACTTTGTCAGTAG
- the slc28a1 gene encoding sodium/nucleoside cotransporter 1 isoform X2 gives MDNQGFEIEEDNITEGNSFTATKKTKKVLGSYLSQFSKPINATEDYIKSHSATFKYTALGILGAGYVAYFIAACVLNFQRAIALVVLTVLAVVIVSYELLKEYKGERISQLFKPAARCFKSNLKWIKWIFILAVVALLVVWLVIDTSKRPEQLISFGGVCIFILLVFIFSAHRTAVSWRTVFWGLGMQFCIGLFIIRTEPGLIAFQWLGEQVKIFLGYTKAGSSFVFGDLIADIFAFQALPIVVFFSSAMSILYFLGVMQWLMLKISWVMQITMGTSPTETLSVAGNIFVGQTEAPLLIRPYLKDMTKSEIHAVMTGGFATIAGSVMGTFILFGIDATSLLSASVMAAPCALAISKLSYPETEESPFKEEKNIKVACGDEQNILEAASSGASASIGLVANIAANLIAFLAILAFINEALGWLGGMVGYPSITFQLICSYVFMPVAFIMGVPYEDSFIVAELIGTKLFITEFVAYEKLSELKNNRLNGLAEVIGGERQWISVRSEIITTYALCGFANFSSLGIVIGGLSSICPSRKGDISSLVFRAMITGTCVSLVNACIAGILFVPPLDCVGLFQASAFNVTNGNIQTCCQDLFTSTVNNGTISFEGSWSAVANVTMFFSKCCQCCGVSNGALCQ, from the exons ATGGACAACCAGGGTTTTGAAATTGAG GAGGATAACATTACCGAAGGTAACAGCTTCACAGCGACTAAAAAGACTAAAAAGGTTTTGGGATCATACCTAAG CCAATTTTCAAAGCCGATCAACGCCACAGAGGATTACATCAAGTCTCACTCAGCAACCTTTAAATACACTGCGCTGGGAATACTTGGAGCAG GTTATGTGGCGTACTTCATCGCAGCCTGTGTACTAAATTTCCAGAGGGCCATTGCTCTTGTCGTCCTGACCGTTTTGGCTGTAGTTATTGTATCATATGAACTTTTGAAGGAGTACAAGGGGGAAAGGATCAGTCAACTTTTCAAACCTGCAGCCAGATGCTTCAAATCAAACCTGAAATGGATAAAATG GATTTTCATTTTAGCAGTTGTGGCCCTGCTAGTGGTGTGGCTCGTCATAGACACAAGCAAGCGCCCTGAGCAGCTGATATCATTTGGAGGCGTGTGCATATTCATCTTGCTTGTGTTCATCTTTTCAGCGCACAGGACAGCG GTGTCATGGAGGACTGTGTTTTGGGGTCTCGGGATGCAGTTCTGCATTGGCCTTTTCATTATAAGAACAGAACCTGGACTCATTGCTTTCCAATGGCTTGGAGAGCAAGTGAAG ATATTCCTCGGATATACCAAAGCAGGGTCATCGTTTGTCTTTGGGGATCTGATCGCAGACATTTTTGCCTTTCAA GCTTTGCCCATTGTTGTGTTCTTCAGCAGTGCAATGTCGATCCTCTACTTTCTGGGGGTAATGCAGTGGCTCATGTTAAAG ATCTCATGGGTCATGCAGATAACGATGGGAACCTCTCCCACAGAGACCTTGAGTGTTGCGGGCAATATATTTGTTGGGCAG ACTGAAGCACCGCTGCTGATCCGCCCCTATTTGAAGGACATGACCAAATCTGAGATCCATGCTGTCATGACTGGCGGATTTGCCACAATTGCAGGCAGTGTCATGGGGACATTCATCTTATTTGGG ATTGATGCGACTTCCTTGTTATCAGCCTCTGTGATGGCTGCTCCTTGTGCCTTGGCCATCTCCAAACTGTCTTAtccagagacagaggagagtcCCTTCAAGGAAGAGAAGAACATCAAGGTGGCTTGTGG AGATGAGCAGAACATCTTGGAGGCTGCTAGCAGTGGAGCATCTGCTTCAATAGGTCTTGTTGCTAACATTGCAGCAAACTTGATAGCCTTTCTCGCCATCCTTGCATTCATTAATGAAGCTTTGGGTTGGCTTGGCGGAATGGTGGGATATCCTTCAATCACCTTTCAG TTAATTTGCTCTTATGTGTTCATGCCTGTGGCCTTCATAATGGGGGTACCGTATGAAGACAGTTTCATCGTGGCCGAACTAATTGGCACAAAGCTCTTCATCACCGAGTTCGTGGCTTATGAGAAACTGTCtgaactgaaaaacaacagactcAACGGACTTGCTGAAGTCATTGGAGGTGAAAGACAGTGGATATCT GTGCGATCAGAAATAATTACCACTTATGCTCTTTGTGGGTTTGCCAACTTTAGCTCACTGGGTATTGTGATCGGTGGCCTTT CCTCGATATGCCCGTCAAGAAAAGGGGATATCTCGTCTCTAGTGTTCCGAGCTATGATCACCGGGACTTGTGTATCTCTCGTCAATGCTTGCATTGCAG GGATCCTCTTTGTTCCTCCCCTGGACTGTGTGGGGCTGTTCCAAGCGTCTGCTTTCAATGTCACAAATGGAAACATTCAAACTTGTTGTCAAGACCTCTTCACAAG CACTGTAAACAATGGGACCATCTCATTTGAAGGCTCTTGGAGCGCAGTAGCAAATGTCACCATGTTTTTCTCGAAATGTTGTCAGTGTTGCGGTGTTTCTAATGGGGCACTTTGTCAGTAG